The genome window cacctccctgtAGCCCCCCGCAATGCCCCTTCCACTTCTTATCTCCATGACTCTGACTGTTGTATGTAcctcaaataaatggaattgtacgATATCCATCTTGCcgggctcatttcacttagcatcatgttctTAAGATTGGTCCATGTTGTGGCATTTATAacatcattcctttttaaggctgaatcatattccattccATGCATATACCACATGTTTTGCATCTATTCACCCCtcaatgggcatttgggttgcttccatcttttggctctTTCACAGTGGCTAcaacatttcacattcccaccagcaatgcacaacatttctaatttttccacatcctcactaacacttgttattttctattttacatttctataatAGCCATCATTACAggtatgaagtagtatctcattgtaattttgattgcatttccccaatgattagtgatgttgagtttCTTTAATGTGACTATTgcccatttgtatatcttctttggaaaaatgtttattcccGTTCTtgtattaaaaattgttttttttttcactttttgcctGTTGTTGctaagttgtaggagttctttatgtaccgatgccttatcaaatatatgatttgcaaatattttctcacattacATGGCCTTTCACTCTGTTGATAGTCTCCTCTGTcacacagtttttattttgatgaagtccaatttacctATTGCCTATGCTTCATTGTCttatccaagaaatcactgccaaattTAGTGTCATGAAACTTTTcccctatgtttccttctaagagttttatggttttagttctttaagtcttgaatccattttgatttagtttttgtatatggtgtaagttAGGAGTCAACttaattcttttacatgtggatattcATTTTCCCCAGGATCATTTGTTTAAAAGCTGGTCATTTTCCTATTGAATGGTCTTGCCaaccttgtcaaaaatcagttaacAATATATTTGAGGGCTTGTTTCTGGGCTTCCTGTTCTCTTCCATTGGTCTGTATATCTATTGCTGCactaataccacactgttttgatcactgtgGCTTTGTGGTACATTTTGAAATCATAAAGTTCAAGCTCTCCagctctgcttttgttttcaagattgttttgggcATTTAGGGTCCCTTGAGATTCTATGTGAATTTtaggagggattttttttattcctatataaaacattgctggaattttgatagggactgcattgaatctgtTGATCACTTTGGGCAGGATATCTgaacaatattgattcttccgaTCCATAAGCACaagatgtatttatatttatttatatcttctttctttcagcaatatttctCAGTGGTATAATGTActtacttaaaaagaaacaacatatGGTGAACATTAtccatatatttcaataaattctTTGAGAACATGATTTTTGGTAGCTGCCTAACACCTCATCAAACAGATGTTCTATAAGTTACCGAATTAATgccctattttggacatttcatttgtatctttttttatattataaacaatGGTCAGATAACATATTAATGCACCTAAATGTCTGCATGTCCTTTTAACTCTTCTTTGGACAAATTCTTAAAGATGAAGGTATTATATCAAAGAAGTGAAAATTAAGAGGGTTTTACTGtcgtaaaatacacataacagtaaatttaccatcctaaccatttttaCCACATAGTACAGTAGTGTTAACTATATGCACATTTTTGTGCAATGGACctttagaactttttcatcttttaaattttagtttaaattttttctctatagcttccaaattttctataaaagtaagaatttttaaaagaaagaatgtgaATAAGGTTTATTAAATGTGTGTGcatcaaatgaaatgaaaacaattttttagtaTTAGATTCTGGTAGCAACAATCCAAACTAAGGAATGAAATAGAGCATACATATCAGGTTGTTTTGAAGGACTTGCTTCTTCTTAAGGAGTGGTTTTCAATCTGTGTTGATTTTGCTCCCCCAGGAAACATTTCCaatgtctgaaaacatttttggttgtcacaaccagAAGAGTAACGCTACTAACACCAGGGGAGGGTTGACACCAGagatgctgttaaacatccttAAGTGCACAGGACAACCACCCTGTAACAGAATTTTTTGATCCAAAATGTCAAAATAGTGTGAGGCTGAGAAACTGCTCTAAAGAGAGCTGAGCACCAGGAGCTACTGGGGATGAAGGTAGGGTCTTGAGGGAGAAAGGCAGACTctaggctctggagtcagagccTTAACTCCAGAGCAACCACAGCTTGCCTGGAGCTGGGAAGGGTAGAGAAAGATGTAAGATTGTAGGATCTTAAGCTTGTTATATTTGCATATTAACTTGTATTTCTCAACAGCCAGAACTAATCTTAGCACCTGGTTTGcaaaattattaaatagaaaGTTAATGCGTGAGACGGAACCACCAGTGAGTCACCTCTATGAATTTCAAAAGTGAGGGTCTCCTTGCCTGTGCAGGAAGAGGCGCCCCAGCTGAAGCCCTGGAGATGTCCCTGGTCCTGTCCAGGCTCCAGGCAGCAGGGTGGCAGGAGCGTCCCTAAACGGGGTTTCCTTAGGGCCCAACTCCTGGTCACCCTTCCTCAAGTGTTAGCAACATCTGCTGTACCCACTTGTCAGCCTGGAGGGTCATGGAGAGGTTCTTCCTCTTGGACAGAAATCCCATCTTACTTTAAACATACTACAGAGAAGGTAGGCTCTTCCCCATGTGCCAGGTTCTCACACCAAGAAAATGCTCTCATCCAAATGCCTCGAGCTGGGCCCGTTCTGACCTCAGACTCAGTCATTACCCGGCTCTCTTACCCAAAAGGAGATCGTTTTGCAATTTAAGAAGATACCTAAAATATTCCATTGCCATTATTAACTCGGTGAGGGCTTTTGCTCAGCTCCAAAGTCCTAAATAGGCTTCGTCTAAAGGCCCCAGAGGCACCAAGTGACAGTTTTAACGCGGGTCATCAAATCGAAAACACTGGAGAGTCTAAGAGAAAACATACAATaagtcccccaccccaccccccacagtcATTatgtagaaaagagagagaaaatcccctCCTCGCCCCGCGGGCCCCTTTTGTGTGGTTCCTGCCAACGCAGCAGGCCTCCTGCTATATAGCCGCGCCGGCCGCGCCGACCTGCATCCACCGCCATGGGGAAGGTGAGCCCCGccagccccagcccggcccccccgcccccgcagcccggGGCCAGGCCTCCGAGCCTCTCCCTCCTTGCCTTGCAGATCACCTTCTACGAGGACCGCGGCTTCCAGGGCCGGCACTACGAGTGCAGCAGCGACTGCCCCAACCTGCAGCCCTACTTCAGCCGCTGCAACTCCATCCGCGTGGACAGCGGCTGCTGGATGCTCTACGAGCGCCCCAACTACCAGGGCCACCAGTACTTCCTGCGGCGCGGGGACTACCCCGACTACCAGCAGTGGCTGGGCCTCAGCGACGCCGTCCGCTCCTGCCGCCTCATCCCCCACGTGAGTGCGgctcccggcccccccccccccgcccccggggcggcTGCTCCCGGCCTCGGActccgccgcccgcgcccccgacCTAAGCGGTGACCCCGCTGTGCAGCCCCGCGGCTCCGCTCCGCTGGGACGAGGGGCGCGGGGTCGGCTCGCGGGGGccggccctggggagggggcggcggggctcCCCGGCCCGCAGGTGGTGCGCAGGTGGCCCGCAGGTGGCGCGCAGGTGGCCCGCAGGTGGTGCAAAGGGGGCCCGCAGGTAGCGCGCAGGTGGTCCGCAGGTGGCCCCCAGGTGGCCCGCAGGTGGCCAGCAGGTGGCCCACAGGTGGCGCGCAGgtggcccccaggtgccccgcagGTGGTGCGCAGGTGGCGCGCAGGTGGCCCGCAGGTGGCCCGCAGTGGCCCGctggccccgccgccgccgctctcCTTCTGCACCTGTCGCCTCGTGGGGTCGGGCCGAGGCTGGGAGCGGCCCTGAGCACGCGGCGGCCACCTGTGCCCTGAGCGTCGGGTCCCGCGCACGCGCAGTCCCGCCTCCTGTGCCGCCGAACCCCGAGCAGACCGTGGGCTGCCGGCCGCTCCCGCCAGGCCcgccgcccccgcagcccccgcggcTGAGACGGCCCCGCAGTCGGGGACCCCGCGGTCCCACCGCGACGGGCCTGCGGCTCAGGTAGCGCTTTGCGGAGTCGGAGGCCCGGGGCTGCGGCGCGGGGCCCAGAGCAGCCCCGGAGCCCGCgcgcccggctccccgcccccacccagcccccgccctctctttccttttttaaaagagtttatttatttatttatttatttatttatttatttatttatttatttatgagagagagagagagagaggcagagacccaggcagagggagaagcaggctccacgcaggagcccgacgtgggactcgatcccaggtctccagggtcacgccctgggccgccagcgcCCTAGTCCTCCGCTTCTGGTCGAAGAGGCAAAGGCTGTGGTGCTGCTGCGCGTGCGCAGGGCcgtggtgaggaccaggtggtgcaCACGTGGGCCCTTCACCCACGGAGATGCCCCCTTGGAAGTGCTTTCTACGCAGGGGGGTTGCTCCTGAGCACTTTTCCTCCAGAGCATTCAGTGGCGggagaaggaagacagggagaCCGTCGGCGCCCTCTGGAAGGCAGCTGAGAGATCAAGTGCTCCCGGAAAGACAGGCAGGATTTGCTCGGGACAAACAGCCTAGCTTTCCGGTTTTCTCAAGGTTTTATTCCCCCGTGGTCCTGTGCAGGCCTCCTCCGCGACCTTGGGCTTTCCGTGTTGCTTCTTACCTACAGCAGATCCGCAGGAGGCCCGTTGGAGCTGCCACCTGAACCTAGTGTCTGGGTGGCCTCTTGCTTTCCAGGGCCTTAGAGGagcggggctgaaggcagaagggAAGGGATTAGGGATTGCCCGGGCTGGGCTTCTTCTTGAATTGCCACTAGTCTGTGACTTCACCTGAAGGAAAAGCAACTTGACCTCCCTTCCCCTAGCTTCTTCTAATACTGTTGAGATTCAAGATTAGAATTTTCTTTCCCAGGGGTCCtttctaaaattgtatttaagtATCTAATTATTCTCACGTCATCCAAGGATCACTTGAGCCCACCATAAACCCATAAAGGCGACAGCAATATGCACATAGTTATTTAAGAATGATACTAAATACGGCCAGTGTGGATGGTTCATACAGGTTGTGGCCTGAGAAACTCTTGGCAGCACCACAGGTAACTTGATCTGTAGGAATGACGCCTTCTTCAGTTTTGCAGTGCGCAACCCATTCAAATGTACACAGCTGCCCTGGCATCggctatcttttaaaatttgtcatctttgatacagaaaagataaagaaatgccCAATCCCTCTGTAGCATGTGTGACTGGTTGCTAACGGCTCGGTTTTCTGACTTTTCCTCACCTGCTGATGGCCGAACCCACAGACCAGCTCCCAAAGGATCAGGATCTACGAGCGAGAGGACTACCGGGGCCAGATGGTAGAGATCACCGAGGACTGCTCCTCGCTTCACGACCGCTTCCACTTCAGTGAGATCCACTCCTTCCACGTGCTGGAGGGCTACTGGGTCCTCTACGAGCTGCCCAACTACCGGGGGCGCCAGTACCTGCTGAGGCCGGGGGACTACAGGCGCTACCACGACTGGGGCGCCCCGAGTGCCCGGGTGGGCTCCTTGAGGAGAGCCGTGGATTTCTACTGAAACATTTTTACTCTACCCTGGTCTCCATCTGGAagctaataaaatatttcctgtgtGTTTCATGCAGCCATGGGGTCCTGTTTTCCTTTCGGCCTCCTTGGAGGGGCTCAGCAGAAAGAAAGCCGGGAATAGCGTGGATCTGCTGACGCCTGTCAGTGCATGGGCTGGCGTGGGGTAGCAGTTAGGAGCACAGCCTCGGGAGCCCGGGCGCCTGGTCCAAAGCCCTACTAGCTGTAGGCGATGGGGCACGTTCCTGGGCATTCCTGTGCCTCGGTTTTCTAATTTGTAAACATTTGGCTAATGGCACTCTTCATCTCTTAAGATCGTGACGTGGATCAcgcaagtttttatttttaaatttttaattttcttacaatGGTGCCAGGCACAAAGTAAATGCTGTGTAGTAAGCATTTACAAACATAAATGCTCCTCGATTATTATAGAGTATTTGGGCTTAATCAACTAGTGTTTTATCAGTAATGGATCAAGAAtcacctgcatcagaatcacttggacacttgttaaaaatgcagattccgagacacacacacacccccagctGCTGCTTCTGCAAATGGTATTTAAGAACCATGGTGCTAAATCTAGCTTTTCATAGTGCAGAATCACATCCCAAAAGATCAAGCACCCCTATTTTAGACACTGTGCTCTCTACTGGGAAATAAGGAGTCTAACAGTCTAGAGGGGGAATAGAACTTCCAAcagaatttcttttaagattttatttatttattcatgagaatacacagagaggagagagagaggcagagacacaggcagagggagaagcaggccccatgcagggagcctgacgtgggactcgatcctgggtctccaggatcacgccccgggctgtaggcggcactaaaccactgagccaccggggctgcccccaacagAATTTTTATGCCTGCACCAAGTAGAGGCAAGTATGTCAAAAGGGCCGTAGGGGCTTTGAGGAAGAAGCCCGAGAGGCTTGCCAGAGTTTTCACTGCGTCTTCACCCATCACTCAAGGGACTTTGAACATTCCCATTACCTCGGTAAGAAGTATGAACATGTATCacccgggggcacctgggtggcgcagtcagttgggtgtctgccttcagctcagggcatgatctttgTTAGGGCCCTGGGATGGGGCCACTAGGGCTCCTGCtcgggagggggtgagggggggagtctgattctccc of Canis lupus baileyi chromosome 36, mCanLup2.hap1, whole genome shotgun sequence contains these proteins:
- the LOC140625346 gene encoding gamma-crystallin F; translated protein: MGKITFYEDRGFQGRHYECSSDCPNLQPYFSRCNSIRVDSGCWMLYERPNYQGHQYFLRRGDYPDYQQWLGLSDAVRSCRLIPHTSSQRIRIYEREDYRGQMVEITEDCSSLHDRFHFSEIHSFHVLEGYWVLYELPNYRGRQYLLRPGDYRRYHDWGAPSARVGSLRRAVDFY